TCGTCGCTGCTTTACGCCACCAATATTCGCCACATGCTCACCGACCTGACGCCGGAGAAGGATGGCCAGATCGTCCACGACATGGAGGACGACGTCATCCGCGGTGCCACGGTGACCCATCAGGGCGAGGTCACTTTCCCGCCGCCGCCGCCCAAGGTGAAGGCCATCGCCGCGGCCAAGCCCAAGCCCAAGGTGAAGGAGCCGACCCCCGAGGAGAAGAGGGCCGCCGAGCACGCCGCCTTCAAGGCCCAGACCAAGCGCCAGGTGACGCTGCTGGGCGTCGGTGGCGCGCTGATGCTGCTGCTTGGCCAGGTGGCCCCGGCCTCCTTCATGCAGCACTTCATCGTCTTCGCCCTGGCCTGCTTCGTCGGCTTCCAGGTGATCTGGGGGGTCAGCCACTCCCTGCATACGCCGTTGATGGCGGTGACCAATGCCATCTCCGGGATCATCATCCTGGGCGCTATCCTGCAGATCGGCTCGGGCAGTGGGCTGGTAACGCTGATGGCGGCCATCTCGGTGCTGGTCGCCACCATCAATATCGTCGGCGGCTTCCTGGTGACACGCCGGATGCTGGCCATGTTCCAGAAATCGTGACCCGCGGAGACAACCCATGCTGAGTCAAGGATTCGTGTCTGCCGCGGCGATCGCGGCAAGCGTACTGTTCATCCTCTCCTTGGGGGGGCTGAGTAACCAGGAGAAGGCCAAGCGGGCGGTGTGGTACGGCATCGTCGGCATGGCGGTGGCGGTGTTCTTCACCGCCTTCGGCCCGGGTATCGGCGCCTATGGCTGGATGATCCCGATGATGATCATCGGCGCGGGCATCGGCATCTATGTGGCCAAGAAGGTCGATATGACCGAGATGCCGCAGCTGGTGGCGGCGCTGCACAGCTTCGTCGGCCTGGCCGCGGTGTTCGTGGCCTGGAGCGCCGACCTGGAGCGGCGCCGGGTGCTGGCGGCACGCGCCATCGAGGCGAGCACCGACCAGTTCTCGGCCTTCGCCGGCCTGGTGGCCACCAAGGCGCCGGACGAGCTGATGTTCCTGCAGGTCGAGGTGGTGCTGGGCGTGTTCATCGGTGCGGTGACCTTCACCGGCTCGATCATCGCCTTCGGCAAGCTGGCCGGCAAGATCGACGGCAAGCCCCGTCAGCTGCCCGGCGGGCATATGCTCAACGCCGGCGCCGCGGCGCTGTCGCTGCTGCTGGCCATCCTCTATCTCAATGGTGCCGGCTTCTGGACCCTGCTGCTGATCGCCGCCCTGGCGTTCTTCATCGGCTACCACCTGATCATGGGCATCGGCGGCGCCGACATGCCGGTGGTGGTGTCGATGCTCAACAGCTACTCCGGCTGGGCCGCGGCGGCCATCGGCTTCACGCTCTCCAACGACCTGCTGATCGTGACCGGTGCCTTGGTGGGCTCCTCGGGTGCCATCCTGTCGTACATCATGTGCAAGGCGATGAACCGCAACTTCCTCAACGTC
The Halomonas sp. H10-9-1 DNA segment above includes these coding regions:
- a CDS encoding NAD(P)(+) transhydrogenase (Re/Si-specific) subunit beta, which gives rise to MLSQGFVSAAAIAASVLFILSLGGLSNQEKAKRAVWYGIVGMAVAVFFTAFGPGIGAYGWMIPMMIIGAGIGIYVAKKVDMTEMPQLVAALHSFVGLAAVFVAWSADLERRRVLAARAIEASTDQFSAFAGLVATKAPDELMFLQVEVVLGVFIGAVTFTGSIIAFGKLAGKIDGKPRQLPGGHMLNAGAAALSLLLAILYLNGAGFWTLLLIAALAFFIGYHLIMGIGGADMPVVVSMLNSYSGWAAAAIGFTLSNDLLIVTGALVGSSGAILSYIMCKAMNRNFLNVILGGFGGAQGPAAEIEGEQVAIDAAGVASALNDADSVIIVPGYGMAVAQAQNAVSELTRKLRAAGKNVRFGIHPVAGRLPGHMNVLLAEAKVPYDIVLEMDEINDDFPTTDVVIVIGSNDIVNPAAEEDPNSPIAGMPVLKVWEAKQVFVSKRGQGTGYSGIENPLFFKENTRMFYGDARKSIDDLLPLVD